The following proteins come from a genomic window of Phaeodactylum tricornutum CCAP 1055/1 chromosome 19, whole genome shotgun sequence:
- a CDS encoding predicted protein (contains bipartite plastid targeting presequence, signal- and transit-peptides predicted at N-terminus with conserved motif at signal peptide cleavage site), giving the protein MRVCTTQYSSLFRWLFWTTAIPAAFAWSPMIPSEPRRSHHTTRPKFGRVASVLAATVQPDKDQAFTTKSSTRIAQSRTGRNDQSPPDFLTLAFASTECDNVNRPPSLNVLIRSIEHLTTASDGHMLTDVRGVFVDHARLGSIAAVAHAIGQLPVGSVPPLTPLAVYCLGHAFASQLLEDTPAEENVTILVGRDPRIHGMRLADALGRGAEAADPRIRVVYTGIATTPGCASFVRSGRADAAVMVTASHLPRDRNGLKFFRRARTLDARVGDDSASAVSIADLGARAIQCATEWHSAGILPPASGKDSVMCSAWVDWMPYYAKELRQAIVDQVGHQSCDKTSANDQISQQPLRGLKIVLNAGNGSGAFFHKILQELGADTTGSLHLEYNGEFPNGVPNPESPAMVSETEQACALVKADLGILLDTDADRCGFVVPSRHDKNTYEPLNRNRLIALLGVIMSRSSPGSAIVTDSVTSEGLATFLQGSLGLQHVRYLKGYANVIGKARSLSESNVVAANLAIETSGHCAFRENDYLDDGTYCAVKVLSLMARERAANAKSNLLDLIADLVELDEVAELRMATLDDSLDTMQQVFDLCALELERHAQNSDIEWEIDVDNLEGIRIRIGDGQFFMLRKSLHDPIISLQIEASSKDIARRRIMVPIIELFDSLEQIQAQLDLSVLRQF; this is encoded by the coding sequence ATGAGGGTGTGCACAACACAGTACTCTTCCTTGTTCCGCTGGCTCTTTTGGACGACGGCCATTCCGGCAGCGTTCGCCTGGAGTCCCATGATTCCTTCGGAGCCTCGTCGATCGCATCACACAACGCGACCAAAATTTGGTCGCGTTGCTTCAGTTCTGGCGGCAACTGTGCAACCCGACAAAGATCAGGCCTTTACCACGAAATCCTCGACGAGAATTGCTCAGTCGCGCACGGGTAGGAACGATCAGAGCCCTCCCGACTTTTTGACGCTGGCCTTTGCCAGTACCGAGTGCGACAACGTCAATCGGCCTCCGTCGCTCAATGTCTTGATTCGCAGTATAGAACATTTAACAACGGCCTCCGACGGTCACATGCTGACGGATGTTCGTGGAGTGTTTGTAGACCATGCGCGACTGGGGAGCATCGCTGCTGTCGCGCACGCTATTGGGCAACTCCCCGTCGGATCCGTTCCGCCCCTCACACCCCTGGCCGTCTACTGTCTCGGACACGCTTTTGCCTCGCAACTGCTGGAAGACACTCCAGCTGAGGAGAACGTGACCATTTTGGTGGGACGTGATCCTCGTATCCACGGTATGCGCTTGGCGGACGCACTGGGACGCGGCGCGGAAGCTGCGGATCCACGAATTCGCGTCGTCTACACCGGAATCGCCACTACCCCAGGCTGTGCCAGTTTCGTCCGTAGTGGACGTGCCGACGCAGCTGTCATGGTCACCGCCAGTCATTTGCCTCGCGATCGCAACGGGCTCAAATTCTTTCGACGGGCCCGCACGCTCGATGCACGAGTCGGCGATGACTCCGCTTCGGCCGTTTCCATTGCCGATTTGGGAGCTCGCGCGATACAATGCGCCACCGAATGGCATTCGGCCGGAATTCTGCCCCCGGCGAGTGGAAAAGACTCTGTCATGTGCTCGGCGTGGGTAGACTGGATGCCCTATTATGCAAAAGAACTGCGACAAGCCATTGTGGACCAAGTGGGCCACCAGTCCTGTGACAAGACCAGCGCCAACGACCAGATATCACAACAGCCACTGCGCGGTCTCAAGATTGTATTGAATGCGGGCAATGGAAGCGGTGCCTTCTTTCACAAAATCCTCCAGGAGTTGGGAGCCGATACGACCGGATCCTTGCACTTGGAATACAATGGTGAGTTCCCCAACGGTGTACCCAATCCAGAATCACCTGCCATGGTATCGGAAACCGAGCAAGCCTGCGCTCTGGTAAAAGCCGATCTGGGAATTTTACTCGATACGGATGCTGATCGGTGTGGCTTTGTGGTACCTAGCCGTCACGACAAGAATACGTACGAGCCTCTCAATCGCAATCGCCTGATTGCCCTTTTGGGCGTAATCATGTCCCGGTCCTCTCCGGGGAGCGCCATTGTGACCGATTCGGTAACGTCGGAAGGACTAGCGACATTTTTACAGGGAAGTCTAGGTCTACAACACGTGCGATACCTCAAGGGTTACGCCAACGTAATCGGTAAGGCTCGATCACTCTCGGAATCCAACGTGGTCGCTGCGAATTTGGCGATTGAAACTTCGGGACACTGTGCGTTTCGTGAAAATGACTACCTCGATGATGGCACCTACTGTGCCGTCAAGGTGCTAAGTTTGATGGCTCGTGAGCGAGCGGCCAACGCCAAATCCAACTTGCTGGATTTGATCGCCGATTTGGTGGAATTGGACGAAGTCGCCGAATTACGAATGGCGACGCTGGACGACTCTTTGGATACAATGCAGCAAGTGTTTGACCTTTGCGCTCTGGAACTGGAGCGTCACGCACAAAATTCGGATATAGAGTGGGAAATCGATGTGGACAATCTGGAGGGTATTCGCATCCGAATTGGTGACGGTCAGTTCTTTATGCTACGCAAGAGTCTACACGATCCCATTATCAGTCTACAAATCGAAGCCAGCAgcaaggatattgccaggCGGCGAATCATGGTTCCGATAATCGAGCTattcgattccttggaaCAGATTCAAGCACAACTCGATCTCTCTGTGTTGCGCCAATTCTAA
- a CDS encoding predicted protein, translated as AVKAAEAADILQTDQAGLLEPENDMERTTSLTQTELKRNYLDDDTARHIYNLDMHQSAPYGLEYDRSGRYNIMYGAAGHLAMMDCHQQSLVTEFYVQERIRDACFLHNFTLFAAAQKNHAFIYDQTGAEVHRLSDHSDPMALQFLPYHWLLASVGRAGWLKYQDTSTGALVSQHRTQLGACRVLRQNPTNAILHAGHSNGTVTLWSPAQGKYLAKLLCHKGAAVHSLAVDPTGQVMVTGGADRRIRIWDLRMYKETISYFVRGGVPTSIDISQRGLLAVGHAGQTTIWNADALHRKTQDPYMHHSMPRCGPVETVRFRPFEDVLGIGHSRGVSSIVVPGAGEPSVDTSEYNTNPHQDAKQRKEAEVRALLDKLQPEMIALDPDQVGGIEESDPHKRLERLQDLQEEANHNKKAPKKEKSKKRGRSKIQTKLRRKHKNVVDQNTLKLREAREKEKVAKATEIRGEIASEAPREQAPSALKRFF; from the coding sequence GCTGTCAAGGCGGCGGAGGCAGCCGACATTCTCCAGACAGACCAAGCTGGGTTGCTGGAACCCGAAAACGATATGGAACGTACTACATCCTTGACTCAGACGGAGCTCAAGCGCAATTATCTCGATGATGACACGGCTCGCCATATTTACAATCTTGATATGCATCAATCAGCTCCATACGGATTAGAATATGACCGCAGTGGTCGTTACAACATCATGTACGGTGCCGCTGGGCACTTGGCAATGATGGATTGTCACCAACAGTCCCTAGTGACGGAATTTTACGTGCAAGAACGAATTCGGGACGCCTGCTTCCTGCACAATTTCACGCTCTTTGCCGCCGCTCAGAAGAATCATGCGTTCATTTATGATCAGACTGGAGCCGAAGTACACCGCCTCTCCGATCATTCAGATCCCATGGCCCTGCAATTTTTACCCTACCACTGGTTGTTGGCCTCGGTGGGCCGCGCCGGTTGGCTTAAGTATCAGGATACGAGTACGGGTGCGTTAGTATCGCAACATCGTACGCAGCTCGGTGCGTGTCGCGTATTGCGACAAAACCCCACCAATGCCATTCTGCACGCGGGTCACTCGAATGGTACCGTCACACTATGGAGTCCGGCACAGGGAAAGTATCTGGCGAAGCTTTTATGTCACAAGGGCGCCGCAGTCCATAGTCTCGCGGTGGATCCCACTGGACAAGTGATGGTGACGGGTGGGGCGGATCGCCGGATACGAATCTGGGACCTGCGCATGTATAAGGAAACGATCTCGTATTTTGTCCGCGGCGGAGTTCCGACGAGCATAGATATTTCTCAAAGGGGCTTGTTGGCAGTGGGGCACGCCGGGCAAACAACAATTTGGAATGCCGATGCACTGCATCGTAAGACTCAGGATCCATACATGCACCACAGCATGCCGCGTTGTGGGCCGGTGGAGACAGTGCGCTTCCGACCGTTTGAAGATGTTTTGGGTATCGGACACTCGCGAGGTGTAAGTAGTATTGTTGTACCCGGGGCTGGTGAACCGTCTGTGGACACCTCGGAATATAATACCAACCCCCATCAGGATGCTAAGCAACGTAAGGAGGCTGAAGTACGGGCGTTGCTCGATAAATTACAGCCAGAAATGATTGCCTTGGATCCGGATCAGGTTGGGGGTATTGAAGAATCCGACCCGCACAAGAGATTGGAACGATTACAAGATCtgcaagaagaagccaatcacaacaaaaaagcacctaaaaaagaaaaatccaAGAAACGGGGTAGAAGCAAGATTCAGACCAAGTTGCGACGCAAACACAAGAATGTGGTTGATCAGAATACGCTCAAGTTGCGAGAGGctcgagaaaaagaaaaggtagCCAAAGCGACTGAGATCAGAGGTGAAATTGCGTCAGAAGCACCGAGAGAACAAGCACCGTCGGCGTTGAAACGCTTCTTTTAA